From the Moorena sp. SIOASIH genome, the window AACATTTTTAGAGTTCCTGACCAAGCTTTCTTAGGAAAAAAGGGGCTTTGCTTAACAATGGAATAATTTTAAGAGTTTTGTGGAATGGGCATCTTGCCCGTTCCTGTTTAGAATTCCTGACCAAGCTTTCTTAGGGAAAAAGGGGCGTTGCTTACTATGGAATGATTTTAAGAGTTTTGTGGAATGGGCATCTTGCCCGTTCCTTAGATTTTCCCAGGATAGGACTTGGTCAGCTCTGCCCATTTTCCTATCTCCCTACTCCCTCTTGGTCTTGACCTGCGATTGAAATCATCCAAAGCAAGCTCGACTTTGGCCTGTGCCACAAAGCTGACGGCTGACAGCTGACGGCTGAATGATTACGTATCAGTTAGATAAATCTTTTAAATTTCTTACTAGTTTCATTCCAGCGACTTTTGGGTCAAATTTTTCTGAAAATTTGGTAGGACATGGATAGTTTTTATAAATTTATTTACATACAGACTCCGATGTGTTTTCGTCTGAATAAAGTGCGTTTTTTAAATTAGCTTGATCTAGATTAGCTTCCTGTAAGTTAGCATAAATTAGATTAGCTTCCTGTAAATTAGCTGCTCTAAGATCTGCTTTTTGTAAATTAGCATAAGGTAAATTAGCTTCCTGTAAATTAGCTGCTCTAAGATCTGCTTTCTGTAAATTAGCATTACGTAAATTAGCTTTCTGTAAATTAACTCTCACTAAGCTAGTTTCCTGTAAATTAGCTTCCCATAAATTAACTTCTTGTAAATCAGCTTCTTGTAAATCAGCTTCTTGTAAATTAGCACTACCTAAATTAGCTTTCACTAAATTAGCTCCTACTAAATCAGCTTCCACTAAATTAGCATCACCTAATATAGCTTTTTGTAAATTAGCTTTATATAAAAGAGCTTTTTGTAAATTAGCACCATTTAAATTGGATTTCTGTAAATTAACATAAGCTAATTTAGCTTTCTGGAAATTAACTCCTACTAAACTATTTTCCTGTAAATTAGCTTCCTGTAAATTAGCTTCCTGTAAATTAGCTTGCCATAAACTAGATCTCTGTAAATTAGCTTGCCATAAATTAGCTTCCTGTAAATTAGCATAAGCTAGGTTAGCATTCAAGAGTTTAACTCTTACTAAATAAGCTTTTGGAGCTTCTAAACCTGCTAAACTTTCTCGATTCCAGGTCAACCAAAACCAGGGACTACGTCTAGGTTCTGAGTTTAGGAATTCCAGAGCTTGTTTTCTACCGCCACTACCAGGTTGATTATAAGCTGCTGTTATTACTTGCCATGCTTGATAAATCTCACTCTTTCGTCGATTTTCCTCACCATCAATAAAGACAATTACACCAACAACTATAAATAGATTACCGACAAGTCCTAAAATTTCTAGCAGTGCAAACCTCTTGAGGTATTCTAAAACTGGTTTTAAAAACTTATTTTCTAATTTCAGTAAATTTATAAATGGCTGATAACACTCAAATACTATTAATGTTAAAGGGTTTTTAGCAATTTTCTCAGCTTTATATCTATCTTCTATTTTAGTTGATATTACACCTGTGATTTTACGGTTATTATAAATTTTATTAGCTATTATATCAATATCTTGCTGAGAAGTTTTTAATAGCTTGGGCATTGATACTTTGATTAGATTAAGTATTTGCTTTAGCTTCATAGTTACTAACTAGGTATAAATATAACATAGAGATTTTCAGTAACTTTATATGTTCACCTCACCTAATGTGCTTGTATAAGTTATTTTATTACTTGGGCTAAGGTAATTCCTTAATTTATTATCACCTATAAGTCCAGTCGTCAGGTCTTTCTTGCCTTTATATAAAAAAATTCCCAGGTTTGCAAGCTGGGCATTGGAACGGGCATCAGGGGTGGAATGGGCATCTTGGTGGAACTGGCATCTTGCCAGTTTCAATATATTTCCAGCAGGCAGGATACCTACCCCACTCATATTTATCCAAAGATTCAGCAATGCCGAGAAAGCCAAAAGCCAAAAGCAAAGAGGGTTTTAAGCGATGCATTCCCGACTCCCGACTCCCTATTCCCTACTCCCTACTCCCTACTCCCTACTCCCTGCTCCCTACTCCCTGTGCAATAGATAGTATAAAAAAAATACCATCAGAGGAAAACTATGGCCACAGGGATGCTCCTTAACGGCAAATGGACTAACGAAGTCTATCAGCAAGACCCCCAAGGACGATTCATGCGTAATCCCACCAAATTCCGTAATTGGATTCGTGCTGATGGCTCCACAGACTATAAACCAGCCTCTGGACGCTACCATCTCTACATTTCCTATGCTTGTCCCTGGGCGCACCGCACTTTGATTATGCGAACCTTAAAGGGATTGGAGGAAGCGATTACCCTGTCCATTGTTGACCCATTGATGGATAAAGATGGATGGGAATTTTCCAATGGGCCTGGTTGTATCCCTGATACAGTCAATGGTGCTCGCTATCTGCGGGAAGTTTATATAAAAGCTGACCCTAACTGTACCGGACGGGTGACGGTTCCAGTACTTTGGGATAAGGAAACTGGCACAATTGTTAATAATGAATCCCGTGAGATTATTCGGATGTTTGACCTAGAGTTCGACGGGATTGCCCAGTCGGATATCAGCTTTTATCCAGATAATTTACGGGAAGAGATTGATAAAACCATTGATGCCATTTACCAACCTATTAATAATGGTGTGTATCGAGCCGGATTCGCTACTACTCAGCAAGCCTATGAAGAAGGAATAACCGAACTGTTTGATGCCCTTGACTATTGGGAAGGGGTGTTAGGTAAACAGCCTTATCTCTGTGGCGATCGCATTACAGAAGCTGATTGGTGTATGTTTACCACTCTGCTACGCTTTGACTCAGTTTACTACGTCCATTTCAAATGTAATTGGCAACGAATTCTCGATTATCCCAATTTGTGGAATTATCTCAAAAACCTTTATCATCAGCCAGGGTTAAAGGAAACCTGTAATATTGACCACATTAAGCAGCATTATTATAGGAGTCATCCCTTTATTAATCCCTCTGGAATTGTACCAAAAGGACCACAAATTAGTTTTAGTGATTAAGGCTATCAGCTATCAGCTATCAGCTATCAGCTATCAGTTATCAGTTATCAGCTTTGGGTCTCTGGCCAATCTACACCGAACAGCTTTTGAATAAAATAAGCTGACGGCTGATAGCTTACCTGTCAACTTATTCTTGGTTCAAGAAAGGAGACTTAGATTTTATTTTAAATACGGAATCTGAAAACTCACCAATGGAATCAGGGACAGATACAATTTCCGGTTGGGTGCGTTTTCCAAACATCAAGGTAGCCTTACTAGTCGAGGGAGAGAAAAGAATCTGTGTAATTTTGCTATAATCCCACCGTTTCTGATCATAGAGAGCAAGCACCTTCGTAAGATTCTCTAAGGTCATCTCCTCCTTATTCTCGAACATAAACTCAACAGGACGATTAAAGACTTTGTCCAAAAACTTGCCGTAAAACTCATCAATATAGAGGTTTCGAGTTTGTGTCATCATCAGTACCTTACGCAATTCCTGACTTAACTCATAGGCTCCCTCCTTGGTACAAATCACCTGCTCATTGATAGCAACAGATTTCTGAGACCGATTTTTGCGACAAGGATTATTGTTAGAAGACTGTACCACTCGTCCAGAGTTGAGGTCGTCGCCAAGTTGATCAAACTCATCAACCATGGTGCGTGTGCCTTGGATTATACGCCTGCCTTCACGAATGGTATTCGTTACCTCTCGAACATCTCGACGGATTTCGCGGAGCTCATCGAATAATCCAGCAATCTCGAAGGTGCGAACATTACTATTGTCATGCTTCCCAGGTACTATTCCGGCTGTTGCGGGAAGCATTTGCCACATCACGGACGCTGACAACAGGTAAGCTGAACCTTGGAAAATGAATTTGTGAACCATGACTATGGAATCCTGACTTAAAGTGGTCCACTATCTTTTTCTTTTGGCAAAATGAAAATCCGGAAACTTATCCAGCAATTTTTCCGGATCTGCTTTACTTACCCTTGTATTATCAACTCCGGTTGAATACCCATAATTAAGAGTGTGGGGAGGGTGGGGAGGGTGGGAGGTGTGGGGAGATGGGGAGATGGGGAGATGGGGAGATGGGGAGTACTCACAGGGGTAGGTTTTTTACATTTGGGTCGGGAGTCGGGAGTCGGGAATCGGGAATCGGGAGTCGTCAGAAGCGGGAAATGGGGAGAATTATCCCGGAAATCATGGTGTATTTTGATACATATGGGTATAAATTTACAGAAATTGATGGTGTATTTTGATAGATATGGATAGAAGTTGATACCTAATAAAAGTACCTACTGGCCTCTTTGTAAAAAACCTACCCTTGTAAGCTACTCCCGACTCCCAACTCCCGACTCCCGACTCCCAACTCCCAATTCTAAATTCTACATTCTACATTCTACATTCTACATTCCCTACTCCCTACTCCCTACTCCCTATCTCCTCGATTTCCCGTCGATAGCGGGGACGTGCTGGTATTCCCCAGCATACTTGCTGCTCTGGGATATTACTCAAAACACTGCTGCGAACACCAATTACAGCATTGGCTCCAATGTGGACACCGGGCGCAATGAAGCAATCGGCGGCAATCCAGGCTCCGTTACCAATATTAATCTCAGATGTGATTAAACCAAAGGCTGGGTCTTTCATATCGTGGCTACCAGTACAGAGGTAACATTTTTGAGAAATCACGCAATGACTACCAATGCGAATTCTATCCAAGCTGTAGAAAACCACATCATCCCCAATCCAACTATAGTCACCAACTTCTACTTTCCACGGGTAAGTAAAACGAGCAGTGGGTCGAATGATGACATTAGTACCAATTTTGGCTCCAAATATTTGTAGCAGCCATCGGCGGAAGCCATTGAAGTTATGAGGACTTAAGGGAAATGCGATCGCTTGCACCAACCACCAGAGTAAGATGAACCAGCCCGGACGTCCTCGGTCAAACCAAGATTGGTCGTACTGGCGTAAATCAACTAAAGGTGCTAAATCTAAAGCTGGTAGTTTACTTAAGTCATTAGTCATAATGAAGAATTTAGAATGAAGAATGAAGAATGAACAATGAACAATGAAGAATTAACAATGAAGAATGAACAATGAAGAATGAACAATGAAGAATGAACAATGAAGAATGCGGAATGTTGAATTCTCAATTCTCAATTCTCAATTCTCAATTCTCAATTCTCAATTCTTAATTCTACATTCTCAATTCTACATTCTCAATTCTACATTCTCAATTCTACATTCTTAATTCTACATTCTTAATTCTAAATGGATTCTCAGGGATTTGGAGAGACAACGGATGGCTTTGGCGTTACTGGTGTCTGTGCTGGTTCAGTTTTTTGTACATTCAGCTTACCGCTAAACTTTTGTAACTCATAGAGTTTGACACCAATTTGATATTCATACTGACTCAACAGGCGTCCATAAATGTACCCAGCTTTTCCATCTAAAAAGCCCAGCTGTATAAAGTAAAACAAAATAAACCGCAGTATTGGTTTAAACGGTAGTCGAACCCAGATTTTTTTCAGAAACCGCTTACGCTGCACGGCGTCTCCAAACAGATTTCCCCCGATGGTGCCAGAGTCATCTTTACCTGTTAGTAGATTCAGATAGACACGAGCTTCCCAATTGGAGTAGCGATTGTGCCGTTCTAGCCAATGATAAATGTCCTTAAAATCAATGTGCAGCATATCATTTTCAAGATAGCCAGCTTTGCCTTGTAGGACAACGTGTTCATGGACTTCGTTGTCTCCAGTATTGGGAATTCCTTCCGTTTTTAGGTTTTCGTAGCGACCTTTTTCGTGCTTAAACAACCGTAGATTCCAGTCTGGATATTTGCCACCAAAGCGAATCCATTTCCCTAGGAAGAATACTCTACGATTGATATAGTAGCCGTTATAATCATGATTTTTTATTGCCACAGCAATCTCATCCCAAAGTTCTGGAGTAATGCGCTCGTCACAATCAACAATTAATACCCATTGATTGCGGAACTTAAGATTGTCTAAACTCCAGTTCTTCTTTTTAGGCCAAAACCCATCAAAATAGAATTGAACTAGGTTTGCACCGTATTCTTCCACAATTTCAATGGAGCGATCGCTGCTTTGGGAATCAACAACAAACACTTCATCCGCTCTATTAACACTCTCAAGACAAGCGGGTAAATTAGCCTCTTCATTTTTGGCTGGAATTAGAACTGAAACCGGAAGTTTAGTGTTAGGGGATTTCATAATTAAACACCTGCAATTGTGGAAGTTTTATGAAAAGTATCTTGGCCAAGAATAACTAACAGCAAACCTTAACTCAAATTAAGGCTTATCAGTCAACAGTTAACAGTCAACAATCAACCAAAATTATCTGTGCTATAGCAAAGGGAACAGCGGATCTGGGAACAGGGAACAGGGAGTAGGGAGTAGGGAGTAGCGATGCAGCGCGGTCTTGGGGGTTTCCCCCATGAGCGACTGCATCAAGACGGGAGTAGGGAATATCGCATCAAAATTCTCTCAATTCCTACACGGATTGCTATATAATCTAAGCTCACCTCTTATCCAGTCTCATTAATTACTGGACTGGTTGTGGGATAGAGAGGATTTGCTGCTCTGTAGCATTCCTTTAATTACTGCACTCAGATAACCGATTTGACCATAGGCATAAACGAAATTATCAAAGCGCAGAGCTGGATTGCGGAAGTGCTTCAAGGATTTGTAAATCCCTCGCATCATTCGTTCACCTCCCCGTAACAATTGGGCAGTACCAGCACGACCAACCAATTGTTCACGGTAACACTCGCTAATACCTTGCCACCAACCACGATTCAAAAACCAACGTTTATTGATTCGTTCTGGGGCAACATTGTGAGCCACTAGAGCATCAGGTAGATAAGCAACTTGCCAACCATCCTGGAGAGCTAATTCTGTCATATGTAACTCTTCATTAGATAACAAATTTTTCCCCACACGACCTAAATTGACATCAAAACCACCGATTTTCTCCAGGAAAGTCCGCCTGATCGAGTAATTTAAACCTCTGGGAGTCAAACCAGGATTTTGGATCTCAATTAGGGAATCACCTAGGTCATAAGCTCCCAAATTTCCGGCTAGGTCTGGTGACAACCAGGAGGGAGAGGTAATGCCATCTGGCCACAATAGGGTAACTTTACCACCAGCAATTGCCAGTTTCTCGTTACTTTGATAAGCTTCATAAATTGTCTTAAGCCAACGGGGACTGGCAACCGCATCATCATCCAGATAAGCTAAAATAGCAGCACCGGCAGTGGCTGCCCCGGTGTTACGAGCCACGGATAAACCAAGTACGGGTTCATAAACATAGTTTAGTCGAGAGTTGTCCAAGCGTTGGTCAACTATGTTACTGGTGCGATCGCTTGAGGCATTATCGACCACAATTACTTCATAATCGGCAAAATCCTGCTGTAGCAAGCTATCAATGGCGGCACCCAAATATTCTTCGCGATTGTGGGTGCAGATGATGGCAGAAATTAGAGGCTCTGACATAGGGAACCTGATCGAGGAAGCTTCATTATTAGTATTCCCTACTAAACCAGGATTGTTCAACCTTCTTTGGTCAGCGGTCAGTGGTCAGTGGTCAGTGGTCAGCTTATTTTATTCAAAAGCTCGCACCTCAAGTAGCTTGCCCTACGGCCAATGGCTATGCCCCTAGCGTGCGCATAAGCTGAAAGTTGATAACTGAAAGCACCTCAAGTAGCGTGCGCGTAGCGCATTAGCTGATAACTGATAGCTGATAGCTGACGATGACATTACACTGAAGTCAGTAGTTCATGCTTCTTTACAAAGATTGCCATAGTTCGGTTTACTTTTTTTATTAGCATCTTTGAGAATTATTAATCGGATTGACCGAAACTCTTATTGGTTATGGCAGTTACTATCAAGCAGTTGAATCAATGGAAACAACAGGAGCGGCAGATTGTGGTGCTGACTGCTGCGGATTATGCGATCGCTCAGCTGTTGGATGAAGCGGGAGTAGACATAATCATGGTCGGGGATTCTCTAGCAATGGTTACGCTGGGTTACTCGACAACGCTGCCAGTGACCCTTGAGGAAATGATTCACCATACCAAAGCGGTGTGTCGGGGTGTTAAACGGGCATTAGTCGTTTCTGATTTGCCGTTTTTGAGTTATCAGGAAAGTCCTCAGCAGGCAATCCACTCTGCCGGTCGAGTGTTAAAGGAAACTGGAGCAGTGGCAGTGAAGTTGGAGGGAGGATACCCTGCCATGGCTGAAACTGTGGCCAGACTTACCGCTGTGGGAATTCCGGTGATGGGTCATGTGGGTTTAACACCGCAGTCTATTCATCTGCTAGGTTTACGGCAACAAGGAAAAACAGCGGAAACTGGGGAGCGGATTTTGCAGGATGCGATCGCATTGGAGCAAGCTGGTGCCTTTGCTATTGTTTTAGAACATATTCCACCGGATTTAGCAAGGTCAATTACACAAAAATTAACTATTCCCACCATTGGCATTGGAGCCGGACCACACTGTGATGGGCAGGTGTTAGTGACAGCGGATTTACTAGGGCTTTCCGAGCGCCAGCCACCCTTTGCGAAGTCTTATGTTAATTTGCGCCAGGTAATTACCCAAGCCGTGCAGGAGTTTAGTACAGAGATTCGTTCTGGAGAATTTCCAAAAGACCCATAAGGAAGATATCATTGAAGTAAAAGCTCCACGATGAACATAGATAGAAGATTTTTTATCGGCTGGATCAGTGTGATCGCTTATGGATTTTTTTCCAAGCTTAATGCTCAACCCTATAATCCAGCAGCTAGAGGAAAAATTGTTATCAATCAAATAGGTTATTACCCAACTGGTCCTAAGTTGGCGTTCTTAATCAATTCCCCCAATTCGGAAAAGAACCAAGTTGAACTTGTTGATCTAATCACTCACAAAACGGTTTTTGTGACCAACCTGGGAAACTCTGTAAACGATAAAGCCAGTAATGATAAAATTAGGGTTATTGATTTTACTAAATTCGATAAATCAGGTAGCTATTACCTCAAATACGGCTATAGTCAGTCTTATCCTTTTGGCATTGGTAAGGAAATTTATAAGGATACCTTTACAAAGCTACTCCGGTCATACTATTTGCAACGGTGCGGTGTTGCTGTAAATGATTCAGTATCTGGAGTCAAACATCCCCCCTGCCATCTCAAAGATGGGATTATTGCCCACAACGATGAGTTTCATAAAGCTGGTGACTTCAAATCTGCCCAAGGTGGCTGGCATGATGCTGGGGATTTTGGTAAATATGTTGCGCCAATGACAGTCACCATCGGACGGTTGTTAAGCTTGTACGAGCAATATCCTAAATCATTTACAGACAAGCAGTTAACTATACCAGAAAGCGGCAATGGTAGACCTGACCTACTCGATGAGGTCAAGGTAGGATTAGATTGGCTGTTGAAGATGCAGCGGGAGGATGGTGCTGTCTACCGCAAGCTGTCAGGAAAAAATTGGCCAGGGGAAATTCTACCCAATCAAGATACTCAGCCACGGTACACTTTTGGGATATCTACACCTGAAACTGGCAAGTTTGCAGCAGTAATGGCAATGGCTGCTAGAGTTTATACTCCCTTTGACAAGCAACTGGCTCAAACCTACTTACAAGCGGCACAGAAAGCCTGGGGGTTTCTCCGAAAACAGCGATCTATGAAGGTGGATTGGCAAGAAGGAGATGACACCGGTTCAGGTAAGTATCTTTTTGGAGAGTGGGATCAGCAAGAATCCTTAAAAACCGATCAAGATGACCGCTTCTGGGCAGCCGTAGAACTGTTTATTACTACAGGGGAGAGTAGCTACGAGAAATACTTAGCTAAAACTATCACGGCCTTCGACTATGGTGAGTTTGGTTGGAAAGATCCCTCTCCTCTAGCAATGGTTAACTATTTGGTGCAGAAACAAAGGAAGGGGTCAGACAAACTGAAATTAGAAATCACAGCTAGGCTGATGCGAAGGGCGGATACTCTGATGGAAAAGATTAACCGTAGTGGCTACCGTTTAGCTATTGATAAATTCCATTGGGCATCTAATCATAAGATAGCTGAGGAAGGAATTACGCTACTGTATGCCTACCGCATCACTGGCAATCAAGGCTACTACAGGGCAGCTGTTGAGCAGTTAGATTATTTGCTGGGGCGCAATCATTTTAATCTTTGTTTTATTACCGGTGTTGGCAGCAACTCGGTGCGTCATGTACATCATCGGATTTCCCGAGCTA encodes:
- the panB gene encoding 3-methyl-2-oxobutanoate hydroxymethyltransferase, giving the protein MAVTIKQLNQWKQQERQIVVLTAADYAIAQLLDEAGVDIIMVGDSLAMVTLGYSTTLPVTLEEMIHHTKAVCRGVKRALVVSDLPFLSYQESPQQAIHSAGRVLKETGAVAVKLEGGYPAMAETVARLTAVGIPVMGHVGLTPQSIHLLGLRQQGKTAETGERILQDAIALEQAGAFAIVLEHIPPDLARSITQKLTIPTIGIGAGPHCDGQVLVTADLLGLSERQPPFAKSYVNLRQVITQAVQEFSTEIRSGEFPKDP
- a CDS encoding glycosyltransferase family 2 protein, producing MSEPLISAIICTHNREEYLGAAIDSLLQQDFADYEVIVVDNASSDRTSNIVDQRLDNSRLNYVYEPVLGLSVARNTGAATAGAAILAYLDDDAVASPRWLKTIYEAYQSNEKLAIAGGKVTLLWPDGITSPSWLSPDLAGNLGAYDLGDSLIEIQNPGLTPRGLNYSIRRTFLEKIGGFDVNLGRVGKNLLSNEELHMTELALQDGWQVAYLPDALVAHNVAPERINKRWFLNRGWWQGISECYREQLVGRAGTAQLLRGGERMMRGIYKSLKHFRNPALRFDNFVYAYGQIGYLSAVIKGMLQSSKSSLSHNQSSN
- a CDS encoding pentapeptide repeat-containing protein, with the protein product MPKLLKTSQQDIDIIANKIYNNRKITGVISTKIEDRYKAEKIAKNPLTLIVFECYQPFINLLKLENKFLKPVLEYLKRFALLEILGLVGNLFIVVGVIVFIDGEENRRKSEIYQAWQVITAAYNQPGSGGRKQALEFLNSEPRRSPWFWLTWNRESLAGLEAPKAYLVRVKLLNANLAYANLQEANLWQANLQRSSLWQANLQEANLQEANLQENSLVGVNFQKAKLAYVNLQKSNLNGANLQKALLYKANLQKAILGDANLVEADLVGANLVKANLGSANLQEADLQEADLQEVNLWEANLQETSLVRVNLQKANLRNANLQKADLRAANLQEANLPYANLQKADLRAANLQEANLIYANLQEANLDQANLKNALYSDENTSESVCK
- a CDS encoding glutathione S-transferase family protein — protein: MATGMLLNGKWTNEVYQQDPQGRFMRNPTKFRNWIRADGSTDYKPASGRYHLYISYACPWAHRTLIMRTLKGLEEAITLSIVDPLMDKDGWEFSNGPGCIPDTVNGARYLREVYIKADPNCTGRVTVPVLWDKETGTIVNNESREIIRMFDLEFDGIAQSDISFYPDNLREEIDKTIDAIYQPINNGVYRAGFATTQQAYEEGITELFDALDYWEGVLGKQPYLCGDRITEADWCMFTTLLRFDSVYYVHFKCNWQRILDYPNLWNYLKNLYHQPGLKETCNIDHIKQHYYRSHPFINPSGIVPKGPQISFSD
- the hpsU gene encoding hormogonium polysaccharide biosynthesis acetyltransferase HpsU, which codes for MTNDLSKLPALDLAPLVDLRQYDQSWFDRGRPGWFILLWWLVQAIAFPLSPHNFNGFRRWLLQIFGAKIGTNVIIRPTARFTYPWKVEVGDYSWIGDDVVFYSLDRIRIGSHCVISQKCYLCTGSHDMKDPAFGLITSEINIGNGAWIAADCFIAPGVHIGANAVIGVRSSVLSNIPEQQVCWGIPARPRYRREIEEIGSRE
- a CDS encoding glycosyltransferase family 2 protein, with the protein product MKSPNTKLPVSVLIPAKNEEANLPACLESVNRADEVFVVDSQSSDRSIEIVEEYGANLVQFYFDGFWPKKKNWSLDNLKFRNQWVLIVDCDERITPELWDEIAVAIKNHDYNGYYINRRVFFLGKWIRFGGKYPDWNLRLFKHEKGRYENLKTEGIPNTGDNEVHEHVVLQGKAGYLENDMLHIDFKDIYHWLERHNRYSNWEARVYLNLLTGKDDSGTIGGNLFGDAVQRKRFLKKIWVRLPFKPILRFILFYFIQLGFLDGKAGYIYGRLLSQYEYQIGVKLYELQKFSGKLNVQKTEPAQTPVTPKPSVVSPNP
- a CDS encoding glycoside hydrolase family 9 protein, coding for MNIDRRFFIGWISVIAYGFFSKLNAQPYNPAARGKIVINQIGYYPTGPKLAFLINSPNSEKNQVELVDLITHKTVFVTNLGNSVNDKASNDKIRVIDFTKFDKSGSYYLKYGYSQSYPFGIGKEIYKDTFTKLLRSYYLQRCGVAVNDSVSGVKHPPCHLKDGIIAHNDEFHKAGDFKSAQGGWHDAGDFGKYVAPMTVTIGRLLSLYEQYPKSFTDKQLTIPESGNGRPDLLDEVKVGLDWLLKMQREDGAVYRKLSGKNWPGEILPNQDTQPRYTFGISTPETGKFAAVMAMAARVYTPFDKQLAQTYLQAAQKAWGFLRKQRSMKVDWQEGDDTGSGKYLFGEWDQQESLKTDQDDRFWAAVELFITTGESSYEKYLAKTITAFDYGEFGWKDPSPLAMVNYLVQKQRKGSDKLKLEITARLMRRADTLMEKINRSGYRLAIDKFHWASNHKIAEEGITLLYAYRITGNQGYYRAAVEQLDYLLGRNHFNLCFITGVGSNSVRHVHHRISRAKRIVIPGLMVGGPNTDAQDDIAPKGLGMLSYVDDERSWATNEYAIDYNASVIALMGMVMAQT